A region from the Rufibacter sp. DG15C genome encodes:
- a CDS encoding metallophosphoesterase, whose protein sequence is MVKFIILFYLMALTSTAVAQTPVFSFNSSWKYLDNGSNQGTAWRAVSFAETNWKTGVGKFGYGILDATTPISFGTSAKRKFITTYFRKTISVQDPTQYASFTGQVKRDDGVVVYVNGTEVYRNNMPTGAISYTTLAAGASDNGTAIATFPVSPTAFVNGTNVIAVEVHQQKANTSDMAFDLALIATLKTSSGDVTPPSVVSINRQAPLTLTAPFGLVTFRATFNEPVTGVTVDDFLTTTTNSTTGTVSSVLPLSGSTYDISVNTTGEGTLRLDLKGTGTGINDIAGNALAAGFTSGQSYTIQSALPVDTTPPTVLSISRQNPLTETTNATSLTFRASFSEPVTGVDISDFSVTTTSGTVNGSFGSNAVAAVGTQGALYDITFSSITGTGVLRLDLKEGASVNDAAGNPIANGFSGGQTYSVSPPPVTPLPGLPVTLKSTWKYLDNGTDQGTAWRTSTFDDSQWKSGNGQFGYGDGDESTILNYGPNTSSKYITYYFRKSITIPTDVAYTSYNLKLVRDDGAVVYVNGTEVFRSNMPTGTVSYTTLAATSNEATISFTLPATAFRAGVNVIAVEVHQNYASSSDISFDLEVIGSGGTTTPQVPVLVRGPFLQKGSQTAMSVKWRTDIATESKVEVGTLLGNYPIEKSSTAKTTDHEVRVEGLLPQTKYYYRIGNTTHILQTGASNFFHTAPADTSKAKIRVAIFGDCGKDSNGNRTGTLNSYLNYTGNNPAELLLLLGDNAYEDGTEADYQKEFFAPYGGNILRNHVLFPAPGNHDYHLVPLTSRDQSGYYTSFSMPTQGESGGIPSNTKAYYSFDWGNIHFVSLDSYGIEPADNTKLYDTTGVQVQWLKRDLEANTKKWTILYWHHPPHSMGSHNSDTEGDMRRLRDNFIRIIERYGVDLVFTGHSHDYERSYLLDRFYGPELTFDPAVHTKSTSSAQYDGSANSCPYVTTSGTGNHGTVYVVAGSAGNSGTVEPGYPHNALPFAVNDGGMVYLEVEDNRLDSKMLRKDGTVFDQFTIMKDVNTSKTVAATSSQPVTLSASWVGEYLWSTGEITRSITVNPFTSSTYQVIDPRNCLTDVFSVDVEAIASSSSTSLNLGGEPLQVYPNPVQRGTNLIINSAWPEPVEVFVTDMAGRVLLTQTLKGNASLNTSALPEEMYILNTTSKKPSKKHKFIVVEKY, encoded by the coding sequence ATGGTTAAATTTATTATCCTCTTTTATTTGATGGCGCTGACGAGCACAGCGGTAGCTCAAACCCCCGTATTCTCCTTTAACTCAAGTTGGAAATACCTAGACAACGGCTCTAACCAAGGTACCGCCTGGCGGGCGGTATCCTTTGCTGAAACTAATTGGAAAACCGGTGTCGGGAAATTTGGGTACGGCATATTGGATGCAACTACGCCTATAAGCTTTGGGACAAGCGCCAAAAGAAAATTCATCACTACGTACTTCAGAAAAACCATCTCTGTCCAAGACCCTACACAGTATGCCTCCTTCACGGGGCAAGTGAAAAGGGATGACGGGGTAGTGGTGTATGTGAACGGCACCGAGGTCTACCGCAACAACATGCCCACTGGGGCCATCTCCTACACCACCTTGGCCGCCGGAGCAAGTGATAACGGTACGGCCATTGCCACTTTCCCTGTTTCACCCACCGCTTTCGTAAATGGAACCAATGTTATTGCCGTGGAGGTGCACCAGCAAAAGGCCAATACCTCAGATATGGCGTTTGACCTGGCGCTTATAGCCACCCTAAAGACCTCATCTGGTGACGTTACACCTCCTTCTGTGGTAAGTATCAATAGGCAGGCTCCTCTAACCCTTACCGCTCCGTTTGGGCTTGTAACCTTTAGGGCCACTTTCAATGAACCTGTGACAGGTGTCACTGTAGATGACTTCCTCACCACCACTACCAACTCAACTACGGGTACAGTAAGCAGCGTGCTACCCTTATCTGGCTCAACGTATGACATTTCTGTTAATACTACAGGCGAAGGCACCCTTAGGCTAGACTTGAAAGGCACCGGCACGGGAATAAATGATATAGCAGGAAATGCCCTAGCTGCAGGATTCACGTCAGGTCAATCCTATACCATCCAGTCGGCTCTCCCGGTGGATACTACCCCGCCAACGGTATTGAGTATAAGCCGCCAGAATCCTTTAACGGAAACAACAAACGCTACTTCCCTTACTTTTAGGGCTTCGTTCTCAGAACCGGTTACAGGGGTGGACATATCAGATTTCTCTGTCACTACCACTTCTGGAACGGTGAATGGATCATTTGGGTCAAATGCGGTGGCAGCTGTGGGCACCCAGGGCGCACTGTATGATATTACCTTCAGCTCCATCACCGGCACCGGGGTACTCAGATTGGATCTTAAAGAAGGGGCAAGCGTCAATGACGCAGCTGGCAATCCTATTGCTAACGGCTTTTCAGGTGGGCAAACCTACTCTGTTTCTCCCCCGCCAGTAACGCCATTGCCCGGCTTGCCCGTTACCTTAAAATCTACCTGGAAGTATTTAGACAATGGTACGGACCAGGGCACAGCCTGGCGGACCAGCACTTTTGATGATAGCCAATGGAAATCTGGCAATGGGCAATTTGGTTATGGGGACGGCGATGAAAGCACCATTTTGAATTATGGCCCCAATACTAGCAGCAAATACATCACCTACTACTTCAGGAAATCAATCACTATCCCAACCGACGTAGCCTATACCTCCTATAACCTAAAGTTAGTTCGTGACGACGGAGCTGTTGTGTATGTTAATGGGACTGAGGTGTTCAGGAGCAACATGCCCACAGGCACCGTGTCCTATACCACCTTAGCCGCTACCAGTAATGAGGCCACCATATCCTTTACCTTGCCGGCCACCGCTTTCAGGGCCGGTGTCAACGTCATTGCCGTGGAGGTGCATCAAAATTATGCCAGCAGCTCAGATATCTCCTTTGACCTGGAGGTGATTGGCAGCGGCGGCACCACTACCCCCCAAGTCCCAGTCCTTGTGAGAGGCCCGTTTTTGCAAAAGGGAAGCCAAACGGCTATGAGTGTAAAATGGCGCACGGACATAGCCACAGAATCAAAGGTGGAAGTTGGCACCCTGCTGGGAAACTACCCCATAGAGAAGAGCAGTACAGCCAAAACAACGGACCATGAGGTGCGGGTAGAGGGCCTCTTGCCGCAAACTAAATACTATTACAGAATAGGCAACACCACGCATATTTTACAGACCGGCGCAAGCAATTTCTTTCATACCGCCCCAGCAGACACCAGCAAGGCAAAGATACGGGTCGCCATTTTTGGGGATTGTGGCAAAGACAGCAATGGCAACAGAACGGGCACCCTAAACTCCTACCTAAATTACACGGGCAATAACCCCGCAGAACTGCTCCTGCTGTTAGGTGATAACGCCTATGAAGACGGCACAGAGGCAGATTACCAGAAGGAGTTCTTTGCTCCGTACGGTGGCAACATCCTTAGAAACCACGTGCTTTTTCCGGCCCCAGGTAACCATGACTACCATCTGGTGCCGCTTACCTCCCGTGACCAAAGCGGGTATTACACCAGTTTCTCCATGCCCACCCAAGGAGAATCTGGGGGTATCCCCTCCAACACAAAGGCCTATTATTCTTTCGACTGGGGCAACATTCACTTTGTAAGCCTTGACTCGTACGGCATAGAACCTGCTGACAATACCAAGCTCTATGACACCACGGGCGTACAGGTGCAATGGCTGAAACGAGATTTGGAGGCAAACACTAAGAAGTGGACCATCCTGTATTGGCACCACCCACCCCATTCCATGGGAAGTCATAACTCAGACACAGAGGGAGACATGCGCAGGCTGCGGGATAATTTCATAAGAATCATAGAGCGATACGGCGTAGACCTGGTATTTACTGGGCATAGCCATGACTATGAAAGGTCATACCTCTTAGACCGTTTCTACGGGCCAGAACTTACGTTTGACCCTGCCGTGCATACCAAGAGCACGTCCAGCGCCCAATATGATGGAAGCGCGAATTCTTGTCCATACGTCACCACCTCAGGCACTGGAAACCACGGAACCGTCTACGTAGTGGCTGGTTCGGCGGGTAACTCCGGTACCGTGGAGCCTGGCTACCCGCACAATGCCTTGCCCTTTGCGGTCAATGATGGGGGCATGGTGTACCTGGAGGTAGAAGACAACAGGCTGGACTCTAAAATGCTCCGGAAAGATGGAACCGTCTTTGACCAGTTTACCATCATGAAGGACGTGAATACATCTAAGACCGTGGCCGCAACCTCCAGCCAACCCGTCACATTGTCGGCGTCATGGGTAGGGGAATATCTATGGTCCACCGGAGAAATAACCAGAAGTATTACAGTCAACCCTTTCACGTCATCCACGTATCAAGTCATAGACCCCAGAAATTGCCTAACAGACGTATTCTCTGTGGACGTTGAAGCCATCGCGTCAAGCAGCAGCACTTCTTTAAACTTGGGAGGTGAACCCTTGCAGGTTTACCCTAATCCTGTGCAAAGGGGGACAAACCTAATTATCAACTCCGCCTGGCCGGAACCTGTTGAGGTCTTCGTGACAGACATGGCGGGTAGGGTTTTGTTAACCCAAACCCTAAAAGGAAACGCTTCCCTCAACACTTCTGCCCTTCCAGAAGAAATGTACATCCTGAACACCACCAGTAAAAAGCCTTCCAAAAAGCATAAATTCATAGTAGTAGAGAAGTATTAA
- a CDS encoding GNAT family N-acetyltransferase has protein sequence MENLTIRPYTPTDQEALLQLLQLNTPRYFAPEEEPDFLQYLQHETEEYFVLERQGRVVGCGGVNFSEDGQTGKISWDILHPDFQGQGLGRALLTYRIARLLEVHQVTHITVRTSQVVYRFYEKNGFQLVEVVKDYWAPGFDLYRMEYVDKI, from the coding sequence TTGGAAAACCTTACTATAAGGCCATACACACCGACAGACCAGGAAGCGCTCCTTCAGTTGCTCCAGCTGAATACGCCCCGCTATTTTGCGCCAGAAGAAGAACCAGATTTCCTACAATACCTGCAACATGAAACAGAGGAGTACTTTGTATTAGAGCGCCAAGGCCGGGTAGTGGGCTGCGGGGGCGTTAACTTCTCTGAGGACGGGCAGACCGGCAAAATAAGCTGGGACATCCTGCACCCAGATTTCCAAGGCCAGGGTTTAGGGCGGGCGCTGCTTACTTACAGAATTGCCAGGCTCCTGGAGGTGCACCAAGTGACGCATATTACCGTGCGCACCTCCCAAGTGGTGTATAGATTTTACGAGAAGAATGGCTTTCAATTGGTGGAGGTGGTCAAAGACTACTGGGCGCCTGGCTTTGACCTTTACAGGATGGAGTACGTGGATAAAATCTAA
- a CDS encoding glycoside hydrolase family 2: MEPNQPNLSVTESIQEDEIIAHRKDKNPLPRAVLRPNTHYILDGEWDFAIDPDDRGLREAWYLGYKYQHTAHWPGSVEEHMANAKGHVQTPAWQDKVVVWYEREFERPVKSAPGAPTMFQITFGACGYETRVWLNGRLLHTVDGEEVHYGEYTSFSYELHEEHLLPVNHLTVRVADTMDAEIPRGKQESHVYKRGGIWYQTYTGAVRSIWLETVERNRLRSRVGVISIIEDSLVRFGLTTRIHDPGQYTLRLKIYDREDLHGEPLSVSDYPLRLEIGQKHQYVTTHLHNAQEWSPENPKLYQLVAQLIDSNGYVAEIQAHFGLRKFGARGRHLYLNNKEIYIDGILYQPGTATYEEMRRHMYAMKKLGCNLVRVHIAGVDPRIYNLADEIGLLLWVEVPSPHSSTQRSRENHRAELLRMLALIETNPSVVIWSLYNEDWGAQDIATNPETRQYIMDVYHYMKIRYPQFLVVDNDGWQHISYEGKLKSDLLTAHVYTPDVDRWCHVLDQITAGQMEGVAAFPLVVGDPYFYRGQTPLIISEWGGFGFSDYGGPNDLEERANRIKLFKQEMRKRNVAGDVYTQATNIEDERNGLLDMHTGELFVPENLLNSRDPE; this comes from the coding sequence ATGGAGCCCAACCAACCTAACCTAAGTGTTACAGAAAGCATACAGGAAGATGAGATCATCGCGCACCGAAAAGATAAAAACCCCCTGCCCCGCGCGGTACTGCGGCCAAATACACACTACATCCTGGACGGCGAATGGGATTTTGCCATAGACCCAGATGACCGCGGGCTGCGCGAGGCCTGGTACCTGGGGTATAAATATCAACACACTGCCCACTGGCCCGGGTCTGTAGAAGAACACATGGCCAATGCCAAAGGGCATGTGCAAACACCGGCCTGGCAAGACAAAGTAGTGGTGTGGTATGAGCGCGAATTTGAACGTCCGGTAAAATCGGCTCCTGGCGCTCCTACCATGTTCCAGATTACCTTTGGGGCTTGTGGCTATGAGACCCGCGTTTGGCTCAATGGCCGCTTGTTGCACACCGTAGACGGCGAAGAGGTCCATTACGGAGAATACACCTCTTTCTCTTATGAGCTTCATGAAGAACACCTGCTGCCCGTCAACCATTTAACCGTGCGCGTAGCAGATACCATGGACGCCGAAATTCCGCGGGGAAAGCAAGAGTCCCATGTGTACAAGCGCGGAGGCATCTGGTACCAAACCTACACGGGGGCCGTGCGCAGTATCTGGCTAGAAACCGTGGAGCGCAACCGCTTGAGATCAAGGGTGGGCGTGATAAGTATCATTGAGGATTCCTTGGTGCGGTTTGGGCTTACTACGCGCATACATGACCCGGGCCAATACACGCTTCGGCTGAAGATTTATGACCGCGAAGACTTGCATGGCGAACCACTGTCTGTCTCTGATTACCCACTACGGTTGGAGATTGGCCAAAAGCATCAATACGTCACCACACACTTACATAATGCACAGGAATGGTCGCCAGAAAACCCTAAACTCTACCAGCTGGTGGCCCAACTCATTGACAGCAACGGGTACGTAGCCGAGATCCAAGCCCATTTTGGCTTAAGAAAATTTGGTGCGCGCGGCCGTCACCTGTACCTCAACAACAAAGAAATATACATTGACGGCATCCTGTACCAGCCAGGCACGGCTACCTATGAGGAGATGCGCCGCCACATGTATGCCATGAAAAAGCTGGGCTGTAACCTGGTACGCGTGCACATTGCCGGCGTTGACCCCAGAATCTACAACCTGGCAGATGAGATTGGCTTGCTCTTATGGGTAGAGGTACCAAGTCCGCACAGCTCCACGCAGCGCAGCCGTGAAAACCACCGCGCCGAATTGCTTCGGATGCTGGCCCTCATAGAAACCAACCCCTCTGTGGTGATCTGGAGTTTGTACAATGAAGACTGGGGCGCTCAGGACATTGCCACCAATCCAGAGACGCGGCAATACATCATGGACGTGTACCATTACATGAAAATTAGGTATCCGCAGTTCTTGGTAGTGGACAATGACGGCTGGCAGCACATTTCTTATGAAGGTAAATTGAAGTCCGACTTGCTCACCGCCCACGTGTACACGCCAGATGTGGACCGCTGGTGCCACGTGCTGGATCAAATCACGGCCGGCCAGATGGAAGGCGTGGCGGCATTCCCGCTGGTTGTAGGTGATCCGTATTTCTATAGAGGTCAAACCCCTTTGATCATTAGCGAATGGGGTGGCTTTGGCTTCTCAGATTACGGTGGGCCTAATGACCTAGAGGAGCGTGCCAACCGCATTAAACTTTTCAAACAAGAGATGCGCAAGCGCAACGTAGCCGGTGATGTCTACACCCAGGCCACCAACATTGAAGACGAACGCAACGGCCTGCTAGACATGCATACCGGTGAACTCTTTGTCCCCGAGAACCTTCTCAATTCAAGAGATCCAGAATAG
- a CDS encoding VOC family protein, whose amino-acid sequence MASIHAYLNFNGNTEEVFNFYKSVFGGEFATFQRFKDIPGQDQMPAADQEKIMHVSLPIDSHSVLMGSDTVESMKNSVAMGDNIHLSINAESQEEADKLFNGLSQGGKITMPLQKTFWGAYFGMFQDKFGINWMINHDFPGEKN is encoded by the coding sequence ATGGCATCTATTCACGCTTATCTTAACTTCAACGGCAACACAGAAGAGGTATTTAATTTTTATAAATCAGTATTTGGTGGGGAGTTCGCTACTTTCCAGCGTTTTAAAGATATTCCCGGCCAGGACCAGATGCCAGCAGCAGACCAGGAAAAAATCATGCACGTTTCTCTGCCCATTGACAGCCATTCTGTCTTGATGGGTTCAGACACGGTAGAGTCTATGAAAAACAGCGTAGCTATGGGGGACAATATTCATTTGTCTATCAACGCTGAAAGCCAGGAAGAGGCAGACAAGCTGTTCAATGGCCTGTCACAAGGTGGCAAAATCACCATGCCTTTACAGAAAACCTTCTGGGGTGCCTACTTTGGCATGTTCCAAGACAAGTTTGGCATCAACTGGATGATAAACCATGATTTCCCGGGTGAGAAAAACTAG
- a CDS encoding SRPBCC domain-containing protein, whose translation MASYQDFVISQEINAPVEKVWHAWTQAENLKQWWSPAGFDLQVKEFNPTPNGTFLYGMSAEGMPTMWGKCTYQKVEAPNRLEYIDAFTDEEGNLQAAPFSEAWPVEMYNVVTLQEQNGKTLLTLTGKPINATPQEEQTYFEGHAAMHQSYSGIFNQLEEFLK comes from the coding sequence ATGGCATCGTATCAAGATTTTGTCATTTCTCAGGAGATTAACGCTCCAGTTGAGAAGGTATGGCACGCCTGGACCCAGGCAGAAAACCTAAAACAGTGGTGGAGCCCTGCTGGTTTTGACTTGCAGGTTAAAGAGTTTAACCCTACTCCCAACGGCACCTTTCTGTATGGGATGAGTGCCGAAGGAATGCCCACCATGTGGGGAAAATGCACTTACCAAAAAGTAGAAGCCCCCAACCGCTTGGAGTACATTGACGCTTTCACAGACGAAGAAGGCAATTTACAAGCCGCTCCCTTTAGTGAGGCTTGGCCCGTAGAGATGTACAATGTAGTCACATTGCAAGAACAGAATGGCAAAACACTTCTCACCTTGACGGGTAAGCCCATCAATGCCACGCCGCAAGAAGAACAAACCTATTTTGAAGGACATGCGGCCATGCACCAAAGCTATAGCGGTATTTTCAATCAACTGGAAGAGTTCTTAAAATAA
- a CDS encoding YdeI/OmpD-associated family protein, which yields MASSPNGISYITSIQRLDHLVNTHYLEVPPKVIQELGGTLKVRLLCTISNKLTFQCGLVALGNGSGYLTLTKKRMQDLGLTHQDQVEVTLEKDYSTYGTPMPEELAEVLLQDPEGAARFHLLKDGMKRYVLKYVAGVKSSQLRIDRALLLVTNLKRLHPGKETFKELVAK from the coding sequence TTGGCTTCATCTCCAAACGGCATATCATACATTACCTCTATCCAAAGATTGGACCACCTCGTCAATACGCATTACCTGGAGGTGCCTCCTAAGGTTATCCAGGAATTGGGCGGAACCTTAAAAGTGAGGCTACTTTGTACCATCAGCAACAAACTGACTTTTCAATGCGGGCTGGTTGCGCTGGGCAATGGTTCTGGGTACCTTACGCTCACAAAGAAACGCATGCAAGACTTGGGTTTGACCCACCAAGACCAGGTGGAAGTAACCCTGGAGAAGGACTACAGCACCTATGGCACTCCAATGCCCGAAGAACTAGCGGAGGTCCTGCTCCAAGACCCCGAGGGCGCTGCTCGTTTCCATCTATTGAAGGACGGCATGAAGCGGTATGTGCTGAAATACGTGGCTGGTGTAAAAAGCAGCCAGTTGCGCATTGACAGGGCCTTGTTGTTGGTGACTAATCTAAAGCGCCTGCACCCGGGCAAAGAGACCTTCAAAGAATTGGTGGCTAAATAA
- a CDS encoding heparin lyase I family protein, producing MGKFILLLYFMLLSCTVAAQTSIVPFGSTWKYLDNGTNQGTAWRTSPFSETGWKTGDGKFGYGISDAKTVISYGSSAKKKYITTYFRKTITITNLTAYISFSGKVKRDDGVVVYVNGTEVYRNNMPTGTISYTTLASEAKDNGGTAQTFSLSSNRFVEGTNLVAVEVHQQKVSTPDMAFDLELTGQLPPADVTPPTVSSISRQNPATAIVASGNVTYRATFSEPVTGVGIDDFTLFSTGSATGQVTDLVAVSAFIYDVTVLPSGEGDLRLDLKNTGTGITDASGNAITTGYTAGQSYTLQLPPPPDQTPPSALSINRQLPLSDSTHATTISFRATFSEAVTGVDGPDFSLATLGSATGEIGSIQSVSTSIYDVVVTNVSGQGELRLDLNPSNTGILDAAGNALVDGFSSGQSYYVSPPPPDVTSPTVVSINRQSPATSTIPPGNATFRATLSEPVTGVSLEDFQLIATDSASGEVTGVNAISATAYDVSLTAAGSGTLRLDVKDADTNIQDAAGNTLKEGFPGGQTYTVQPVISPPEPQYPDLFSFGSSWKYLDNGTDQGTAWRAVDFDESTWKTGNGKFGYGIPDAATVLQYGPSTTSKYITTYFRKSISLSEPADYGTFSFNIKMDDGAVLYVNGVEKYRYNMPTGNIGYRTLASVSSSGDGSKTLTFFIHNSAFVKGKNVIAVEIHQQAANSNDLAFDLQIGSSHKSPVVLYYEGFESGTGFAGLHMQTSTAYGFTVESDTVYSGKKAGRWELRAGDPPAADGTRAEVLFSDEVAQEETWHSFAGYFPSANYLLDSDDEAFNQWHQGGEFGSPLLTLRTQDGRFEVRRRSADGTVLNIHVLGPIIYDQWISVVIHIKQHLTDGFMQVWINGDLRLDIKGLTTMYNGPFGKYKMGLYKSDWNNKGVTQSKKRVWFVDEVKIGNAANTYESMKPATNLPVPGGQATSTQVLLMEEPPFDALKIYPNPVKRGSLVTVQASDNSINEIMVSDMSGHIVYRSAFMGTTALETKNLASGLYVVSSIGKRSTAKQKFIITN from the coding sequence ATGGGAAAATTTATTTTGCTCCTGTACTTCATGCTGCTTTCTTGTACCGTTGCCGCCCAGACTAGTATTGTTCCCTTCGGCTCTACCTGGAAATACCTGGACAACGGCACCAACCAAGGCACCGCCTGGCGCACCTCCCCCTTCTCTGAAACAGGCTGGAAAACCGGGGATGGGAAGTTCGGGTACGGCATCAGTGACGCTAAGACTGTGATCAGCTACGGGTCATCAGCCAAGAAGAAGTACATCACCACTTATTTCAGGAAAACCATCACCATTACTAATCTAACAGCTTACATTTCCTTCTCTGGCAAGGTGAAAAGGGATGACGGGGTAGTAGTGTATGTGAACGGCACCGAGGTCTACCGCAACAACATGCCCACCGGCACCATTAGCTATACCACCCTGGCCAGTGAGGCCAAAGACAACGGCGGCACCGCGCAAACGTTCAGCCTTAGCAGCAATCGGTTTGTGGAAGGGACCAACCTAGTGGCCGTGGAGGTGCACCAACAGAAAGTGAGCACCCCAGACATGGCCTTTGACCTGGAACTGACAGGCCAGCTTCCCCCGGCAGACGTAACCCCGCCCACCGTCTCCAGCATTAGCCGGCAGAACCCCGCTACCGCTATTGTGGCGTCTGGCAATGTCACCTACAGAGCCACTTTTAGTGAGCCCGTCACCGGAGTGGGCATAGATGATTTTACACTCTTTTCCACCGGCTCGGCCACCGGTCAAGTAACGGACTTGGTAGCTGTGTCTGCTTTTATCTATGATGTGACGGTGCTGCCTTCCGGCGAAGGCGATCTGCGCCTGGATCTGAAAAACACGGGGACGGGTATCACTGATGCCAGCGGAAACGCCATCACTACGGGCTATACCGCTGGACAGAGCTACACCCTGCAGCTGCCCCCGCCGCCAGACCAAACCCCGCCCTCGGCCTTGAGCATCAATAGACAGCTTCCACTCTCTGACTCTACCCACGCCACCACCATTTCCTTCAGAGCTACCTTCTCAGAGGCAGTTACGGGAGTTGATGGTCCAGATTTCAGCCTGGCCACCCTAGGAAGTGCCACCGGGGAAATAGGTTCTATCCAATCTGTGTCAACTTCAATCTATGACGTGGTGGTCACTAACGTCTCTGGACAGGGCGAACTGCGGCTGGACCTAAACCCTTCCAATACAGGCATCCTTGACGCCGCCGGCAACGCTTTGGTAGACGGGTTCTCCAGCGGGCAGAGCTATTATGTCTCCCCACCCCCGCCAGATGTGACCTCTCCAACTGTGGTAAGCATAAACCGGCAGAGCCCTGCTACCTCCACCATTCCGCCGGGCAATGCTACGTTCAGGGCCACACTCTCTGAGCCTGTCACGGGTGTCTCTCTGGAGGACTTCCAGCTAATTGCCACTGACTCTGCGTCTGGAGAGGTAACCGGGGTAAATGCCATCAGTGCTACTGCCTATGATGTTTCACTTACCGCCGCCGGGTCTGGAACCCTCCGGTTGGATGTGAAAGACGCTGACACTAACATCCAAGACGCCGCTGGCAACACCCTGAAAGAGGGTTTCCCAGGTGGCCAGACCTATACCGTACAACCCGTCATCAGTCCGCCAGAACCCCAGTATCCTGACCTTTTCAGCTTTGGCTCCTCCTGGAAATACCTGGACAACGGTACGGACCAGGGGACGGCTTGGAGAGCGGTGGATTTTGACGAAAGTACTTGGAAGACAGGCAACGGGAAATTTGGCTACGGCATTCCAGACGCCGCCACCGTCCTCCAGTACGGCCCATCCACCACTTCCAAGTACATTACCACCTACTTCAGGAAATCCATCTCCTTATCAGAACCCGCTGACTATGGTACCTTTTCCTTTAACATAAAAATGGATGACGGCGCGGTGCTGTATGTAAACGGGGTGGAAAAATACAGATATAACATGCCCACCGGGAATATAGGCTATAGGACCTTGGCTTCGGTGAGTTCCAGTGGTGACGGCAGTAAGACCTTGACCTTCTTTATTCATAATTCTGCCTTTGTGAAAGGTAAAAATGTCATAGCCGTTGAAATCCATCAGCAAGCTGCCAATAGCAATGACCTGGCCTTTGACCTGCAAATAGGCTCCTCGCACAAGAGCCCAGTGGTGCTATACTATGAAGGCTTTGAGAGCGGCACCGGTTTTGCCGGCCTGCACATGCAGACCAGCACCGCCTACGGCTTTACGGTAGAGAGTGACACCGTGTACAGCGGCAAAAAGGCCGGAAGATGGGAACTGCGCGCCGGGGACCCTCCGGCGGCGGACGGCACCCGGGCCGAGGTGCTTTTCTCTGATGAAGTTGCCCAGGAGGAGACTTGGCATTCCTTTGCGGGCTACTTCCCGTCGGCGAACTATTTGCTGGACTCAGATGACGAGGCGTTTAACCAATGGCACCAGGGTGGCGAGTTCGGCTCTCCCCTGCTCACTTTGAGAACCCAGGACGGCCGGTTTGAGGTACGCCGGCGGTCCGCAGACGGCACTGTTTTGAACATCCATGTGCTGGGCCCTATCATTTATGACCAATGGATCTCAGTGGTGATTCACATAAAGCAGCACCTCACTGACGGCTTCATGCAAGTATGGATCAACGGCGACCTGCGGCTGGACATCAAGGGCCTGACTACCATGTACAACGGACCCTTCGGGAAATATAAAATGGGCCTCTACAAGAGTGATTGGAACAATAAAGGCGTCACCCAATCTAAAAAGCGGGTGTGGTTTGTGGACGAGGTGAAGATTGGCAATGCGGCCAACACCTATGAAAGCATGAAGCCGGCCACCAACCTCCCGGTCCCCGGTGGGCAAGCCACCAGCACGCAAGTCCTTCTGATGGAGGAGCCGCCCTTTGATGCATTAAAAATATACCCCAACCCCGTAAAGAGAGGCTCTTTGGTGACAGTACAGGCTAGCGACAATTCTATCAACGAGATCATGGTCTCAGACATGTCTGGCCACATTGTCTACAGGTCTGCATTCATGGGCACCACTGCTCTGGAGACAAAAAATCTGGCTAGCGGCTTGTACGTGGTGAGCTCTATTGGGAAGCGTTCCACTGCAAAACAGAAATTTATCATCACCAATTAA